The Prionailurus viverrinus isolate Anna unplaced genomic scaffold, UM_Priviv_1.0 scaffold_35, whole genome shotgun sequence genome window below encodes:
- the LOC125158518 gene encoding keratin, type I cuticular Ha3-I has product MPYNCCLPNLSCRSTCCSRPCVPPSCHTCTLPGACNIPANVGNCGWFCEGSFNGSEKETMQFLNDRLASYLEKVRQLERENAELETRIREWCQQQVPFVCPSYQSYFRTIEELQQKILCSKAENARLVVQIDNAKLASDDFRTKYETELGLRQLVESDINGLRRILDELTLCKSDLEAQVESLKEELLTLKQNHEQEVNTLRCQIGDRLNVEVDAAPTVDLNRVLNETRSQYEALVETNRRDVEEWFTTQTEELNKQVVSSAEQLQSCQAEIIELRRTVNALEIELQAQHNLRDSLENTLTETEARYSSQLGQVQCMITNVESQLAEIRCDLERQNQEYQVLLDVKARLECEINTYRGLLESEDCKLPCNPCATTNACDKPIGPCVTNPCVQRARCGPCNTFVR; this is encoded by the exons ATGCCTTACAACTGCTGCCTTCCCAACCTGAGCTGCCGCTCCACCTGCTGCTCCCGGCCCTGCGTGCCCCCCAGCTGCCACACCTGTACCCTGCCCGGGGCCTGCAACATCCCCGCCAACGTGGGCAACTGCGGCTGGTTCTGCGAGGGCTCCTTCAATGGCAGCGAGAAGGAGACCATGCAGTTCCTGAACGACCGCCTGGCCAGCTACCTGGAGAAGGTGCGCCAGCTGGAGCGGGAGAACGCGGAGCTGGAGACCAGGATCCGGGAGTGGTGCCAGCAGCAGGTGCCCTTCGTGTGCCCCAGCTACCAGTCCTACTTCCGGACCATCGAGGAGCTCCAGCAGAAG ATCTTGTGCAGCAAGGCAGAGAACGCCAGGCTGGTGGTGCAGATTGACAATGCCAAGCTGGCCTCAGATGACTTCAGGACCAA GTACGAGACGGAGCTGGGCTTGCGGCAGCTGGTGGAGTCGGACATCAACGGCCTGCGCAGGATCCTGGACGAGCTGACCCTGTGCAAGTCTGACCTGGAGGCCCAGGTGGAGTCCCTGAAGGAGGAGCTGCTGACCCTCAAGCAGAACCACGAGCAG GAAGTCAACACCCTGCGCTGCCAGATCGGAGACCGCCTCAACGTGGAGGTGGACGCGGCCCCCACCGTGGACCTGAACCGCGTGCTCAACGAGACCAGGAGCCAATATGAGGCCCTGGTGGAGACCAACCGCAGGGACGTGGAGGAATGGTTCACCACCCAG ACTGAGGAGCTGAACAAGCAAGTGGTGTCCAGTGCGGAGCAGCTGCAGTCCTGCCAGGCGGAGATCATCGAGCTGAGACGCACCGTCAATGCCCTGGAGATCGAGCTGCAGGCCCAGCACAACCTG AGGGACTCCCTGGAGAACACGCTGACGGAGACCGAGGCACGCTACAGCTCCCAGCTGGGCCAGGTGCAGTGCATGATCACCAACGTGGAGTCCCAGCTGGCTGAGATCCGCTGTGACCTGGAGCGGCAGAACCAGGAGTACCAGGTGCTGCTGGACGTCAAGGCCCGGCTGGAGTGTGAGATCAACACGTACCGGGGCCTGCTGGAGAGCGAGGATTGCAA GCTCCCCTGCAACCCATGTGCCACAACCAATGCATGTGACAAACCCATTGGGCCTTGCGTCACCAATCCTTGTGTCCAACGTGCTCGGTGTGGGCCTTGCAACACCTTTGTGCGTTAG